In the Muricauda sp. MAR_2010_75 genome, one interval contains:
- the araA gene encoding L-arabinose isomerase, with product MKIAEKEIWFVTGSQHLYGPETLKQVATNSKNIVDGLNESGNLPISLVFKPVVTTPDEITAVCREASNDVNCIGVVAWMHTFSPSKMWIAGLTVLSKPLCHLHTQFNAEIPWETIDMDFMNLNQSAHGDREFGFMMTRMRKKRKVVVGHWKDARVQQKLAVWSRVALGCHELQNMKVARIGDNMREVAVTEGDKVAAQMRFGVAVNAYDSSDITKIIDTLDQKSTDQLLEEYESSYTLTDALKKGGAQRESLVEAAKIELALRTFLEDGGFKAFTDTFENLGALRQLPGLAVQRLMADGYGFGGEGDWKTAAMVSAMKLMAKGLEGGTSFMEDYTYHFTPEKDYVLGSHMLEICPSIASGKPSCEVHPLGIGGKEDPVRLVFNSPAGDALNASLVDMGNRFRLIVNEVEAIEPMADLPKLPVARVLWDAKPNLDVAATAWILAGGAHHTVYTQALTTEYMEDFADIFGIELLVIDAETRIRSFKDLIHANEAYYHLFQHNM from the coding sequence ATGAAAATAGCTGAAAAGGAGATTTGGTTTGTAACAGGAAGCCAACATTTGTACGGCCCTGAAACACTAAAACAAGTGGCCACAAACTCAAAGAATATTGTGGATGGATTGAATGAATCTGGGAATCTGCCCATTTCTTTGGTTTTTAAACCTGTGGTGACCACTCCAGATGAAATTACCGCTGTATGCCGGGAGGCGAGCAATGATGTAAATTGTATTGGGGTGGTGGCATGGATGCACACCTTTTCTCCATCAAAAATGTGGATAGCCGGACTTACCGTGTTGAGTAAGCCATTATGTCATCTTCACACCCAGTTCAATGCAGAAATTCCATGGGAAACCATTGATATGGACTTCATGAACTTGAATCAATCTGCCCATGGAGATCGGGAATTCGGTTTTATGATGACCCGTATGCGCAAAAAACGGAAGGTTGTGGTAGGACATTGGAAAGATGCGCGCGTGCAGCAAAAACTGGCCGTTTGGTCAAGAGTAGCGCTAGGCTGCCATGAACTTCAAAATATGAAAGTGGCCCGTATTGGGGACAACATGCGTGAAGTGGCCGTTACGGAAGGTGACAAAGTAGCCGCTCAAATGCGTTTCGGAGTTGCTGTGAATGCCTACGATTCGTCTGATATTACTAAAATTATTGATACGTTAGATCAAAAGTCAACTGACCAATTGCTTGAAGAATATGAATCAAGCTATACCTTAACGGATGCCCTTAAAAAGGGAGGCGCTCAGCGAGAATCTCTTGTAGAGGCTGCCAAAATTGAATTGGCACTGCGTACCTTTTTGGAGGATGGTGGTTTTAAGGCCTTTACCGATACATTTGAGAACTTGGGTGCATTGCGCCAATTACCGGGGCTTGCAGTTCAACGCTTAATGGCCGACGGGTATGGTTTTGGTGGAGAAGGGGATTGGAAAACCGCTGCCATGGTCAGTGCCATGAAATTAATGGCCAAAGGATTGGAAGGGGGTACTTCATTCATGGAAGATTACACTTACCACTTCACCCCAGAAAAAGATTATGTGTTGGGCTCTCACATGTTGGAGATTTGCCCGTCCATTGCCAGTGGAAAACCCTCCTGCGAAGTACACCCGTTGGGTATCGGAGGTAAGGAAGATCCTGTACGTTTGGTATTCAATTCTCCTGCTGGTGATGCACTTAATGCTTCTTTGGTAGATATGGGAAATCGATTCCGTTTGATCGTAAACGAAGTTGAAGCCATTGAACCTATGGCAGATTTGCCTAAATTGCCGGTTGCCAGGGTACTGTGGGATGCCAAACCCAACTTGGATGTGGCTGCCACCGCTTGGATATTGGCCGGTGGAGCGCACCATACGGTGTATACGCAGGCATTGACCACGGAGTACATGGAAGATTTTGCTGATATTTTTGGTATAGAACTTTTGGTAATTGATGCCGAGACACGAATTAGAAGCTTCAAAGATTTAATTCACGCCAATGAGGCTTATTATCATTTGTTTCAGCATAATATGTAG
- a CDS encoding SusD/RagB family nutrient-binding outer membrane lipoprotein, with product MKRYISIFILFALLVSCSKLVDDLNNDPNNLTESSYGTVLTGAQVGNILFQTGESARRASIFAGQYKGIDRQHEGFSQYSVTTSDFDALWNDAYVNAFRNALVAEEVSLNEEVGPVAQGITLVLQAQIAGTIASLYGDIPFGEAGNVAITDPIFEGQEAVYGKIQTLLNTAISLLEQGTGRPSSGSDIYLDGDAQAWIEAAYTLKARFFMHTKNYQSALNAASNGISSMDNSMYGPHGTAAENFNLNYQFFAVEVRQADVVVSDFMASLIDPNAGNPIPANYRGNAKTDETGRYNFLLATTSTGIQPNITDGFASQDAPAPLVTYEENLLILAEAGFRVNGFASGLSNLNDFRAFMNTGGYLFNADPAQVLYEPYVAADFEAGGMENPDNISRDNALLREILEERYVTLFGLIEPFNDTRRTEGETVVRVPITPNTGSQLPQRFLYPQSEIDRNTNVPSPIPNFFDETPVNQ from the coding sequence ATGAAACGTTATATATCCATTTTCATACTTTTTGCATTACTGGTGTCTTGTAGCAAATTGGTCGATGACCTGAACAATGACCCCAATAATCTTACTGAGAGTTCCTACGGAACGGTCCTAACCGGGGCCCAAGTGGGTAATATCCTATTCCAGACCGGTGAATCAGCCCGAAGAGCTTCCATATTTGCAGGTCAATATAAAGGGATAGATAGACAGCATGAAGGGTTTTCCCAGTACTCGGTAACCACCAGTGATTTTGATGCACTTTGGAATGATGCCTATGTAAATGCCTTCAGAAATGCACTTGTGGCCGAAGAGGTATCCCTAAATGAAGAAGTTGGTCCAGTGGCCCAGGGCATAACTTTGGTCCTTCAGGCTCAGATTGCGGGGACCATTGCTTCGCTTTATGGGGACATCCCATTTGGGGAAGCGGGAAACGTAGCCATTACCGATCCAATTTTTGAAGGACAAGAAGCCGTTTATGGTAAGATTCAGACGTTGCTGAACACGGCAATTTCACTTTTGGAGCAAGGTACAGGAAGACCAAGTTCTGGTTCTGATATTTATTTGGATGGAGATGCCCAAGCTTGGATTGAGGCTGCATATACCTTAAAAGCACGCTTTTTTATGCACACCAAGAATTACCAAAGTGCTTTGAACGCAGCATCCAACGGAATTAGTTCCATGGATAACAGCATGTACGGACCGCATGGTACCGCCGCGGAAAATTTTAATCTCAACTATCAGTTTTTTGCAGTGGAGGTTCGTCAAGCCGATGTAGTGGTTTCCGATTTTATGGCAAGTTTGATCGACCCCAATGCTGGAAATCCCATTCCAGCAAACTATAGAGGCAATGCAAAAACAGATGAAACAGGGCGATACAATTTTCTATTGGCTACTACGAGCACTGGAATCCAGCCCAATATTACTGATGGATTTGCCTCGCAGGATGCTCCGGCACCTTTGGTGACCTATGAGGAAAACTTGCTCATCTTGGCCGAAGCAGGTTTCAGGGTCAACGGTTTTGCTTCCGGTCTTTCCAATTTGAATGATTTTAGGGCATTTATGAATACAGGGGGGTATCTTTTTAATGCAGACCCAGCCCAAGTGTTATACGAACCTTATGTGGCTGCGGATTTTGAAGCAGGTGGAATGGAAAACCCAGATAATATTAGCAGGGACAATGCTTTGTTGCGTGAGATTTTGGAAGAACGCTATGTTACCCTTTTTGGGCTGATTGAACCTTTCAATGATACCCGAAGAACAGAGGGTGAAACCGTAGTAAGGGTGCCTATAACACCTAATACCGGAAGTCAGTTGCCACAGCGATTTTTGTATCCGCAATCAGAAATTGACCGGAATACCAATGTTCCAAGCCCAATTCCCAACTTTTTTGATGAAACCCCTGTTAACCAATAG
- a CDS encoding sodium:solute symporter — protein MQTLDTFDWISISIYFVVLLGIAVWVIRKKKENTEDYFLAGRNVGWFVVGASIFASNIGSEHVVGLAGAGAGDRLPMLIYEIQAWVVLILGWVFLPFYARAGVFTMPEFLEKRFDARSRWILSVFSIVAYVLTKISVTIYAGGVVVSALLGIDFWTGAIATVVLTGIYTILGGMRAVVYTETLQAIILIIGAAALTVIGLDEVGGWESMKQTVTPEYLNMWRSASDPDFPWPPLLIASTITGIWYWCTDQYIVQRALTAKNIKEGRRGTIFGALLKLMPVFLFLIPGVIALTLKMRGQLEWDTPDQAFPVLMSNLLPSGLRGLVAAGLLAALMSSLASVFNSCSTLFTVDIYKKLRPNTPEKKLVRTGQIATVIVVIIGIIWIPIMANISGVLYEYLQSVQSYIAPPITAVFLLGIFHKRINAQGAFVTLVVGFIVGALRIILELVKGSLDPNSFWFMLGDMNFLSFASWFFLFCIILILVVSYATAAPSEEKLKNLTYATISEEEKQANKNSYNWKDIVISILIVAIVIYVMVWFNGK, from the coding sequence ATGCAGACATTGGATACTTTTGATTGGATTTCCATATCCATCTATTTTGTGGTGCTTTTAGGGATTGCGGTTTGGGTTATCCGAAAAAAGAAAGAAAACACCGAAGACTATTTCCTTGCGGGTAGAAATGTGGGGTGGTTCGTAGTCGGAGCATCCATTTTTGCCTCTAATATTGGGTCAGAACACGTTGTAGGGCTTGCTGGAGCAGGAGCAGGTGACCGTTTGCCCATGTTGATTTATGAAATTCAAGCCTGGGTCGTATTGATTTTGGGATGGGTCTTTTTACCATTCTATGCCAGGGCTGGGGTGTTTACCATGCCTGAATTCTTGGAAAAACGTTTTGATGCCCGTTCCCGATGGATTTTATCCGTGTTTTCAATTGTAGCCTACGTGCTCACCAAAATTTCTGTTACCATTTATGCTGGTGGAGTTGTAGTTTCCGCTTTGTTGGGGATCGATTTTTGGACCGGTGCCATCGCTACCGTTGTATTAACAGGAATCTATACTATTTTGGGTGGAATGCGTGCGGTGGTTTATACCGAAACGCTTCAAGCCATTATACTGATCATTGGTGCTGCAGCCCTTACTGTAATTGGATTGGATGAAGTAGGTGGTTGGGAAAGCATGAAGCAGACCGTTACACCGGAATATCTGAATATGTGGCGCTCCGCTTCGGATCCTGATTTTCCATGGCCACCACTTTTGATTGCAAGTACAATTACTGGTATTTGGTATTGGTGCACGGACCAATATATTGTGCAACGCGCACTAACTGCCAAAAATATTAAGGAAGGAAGACGAGGAACCATTTTTGGAGCTCTGTTGAAATTAATGCCCGTTTTCTTGTTTTTGATTCCTGGGGTTATTGCCTTGACCTTGAAAATGAGAGGACAATTGGAATGGGACACTCCAGACCAAGCCTTCCCTGTATTAATGAGTAATTTATTGCCATCCGGGTTACGAGGATTGGTTGCTGCGGGTCTTTTGGCAGCCTTGATGAGCTCTTTGGCTTCCGTATTCAACTCGTGTTCTACCTTGTTTACCGTTGACATTTATAAAAAATTACGCCCCAATACTCCAGAAAAGAAATTGGTAAGAACAGGACAGATTGCTACCGTAATCGTTGTAATCATTGGTATTATCTGGATTCCTATTATGGCCAACATATCAGGAGTACTCTATGAATACTTACAGAGTGTACAATCGTACATTGCACCACCCATAACGGCGGTATTCCTTTTGGGTATTTTCCACAAACGAATTAATGCCCAAGGTGCATTTGTCACCTTGGTTGTGGGATTCATTGTTGGTGCCCTTCGAATTATATTGGAATTGGTCAAAGGCTCACTGGACCCCAACAGCTTTTGGTTTATGTTGGGAGATATGAACTTCTTGAGCTTTGCGTCATGGTTTTTCCTTTTCTGTATCATTTTGATATTGGTGGTGAGTTATGCCACTGCTGCGCCATCTGAAGAAAAACTGAAGAACTTGACATACGCTACCATTTCTGAGGAAGAAAAACAAGCAAACAAAAACAGCTACAACTGGAAGGATATAGTCATATCCATTTTAATTGTGGCCATTGTAATTTATGTAATGGTTTGGTTCAATGGAAAGTAG
- a CDS encoding DASS family sodium-coupled anion symporter, with translation MNFSKKHIFLMAGPLAFLILQGFNPPAGMPDSAFSMLGITLWMAIWWVTEAIPIGVTALLPIILFPLTGAVDLSTTTASFGHKYIFLYMGGFMLAIAIEKWNLHKRIALHVIRLIGTNVSKIILGFMVATAFLSMWISNTATSVMMLPIGMSIVAQLRDNPATIEDENLIFGKALMLGIAYSASIGGIATLIGTPPNLVFAGYVEEVYGIEITFWQWAKWGLPIAIPLLFIAWIYLTRFAFKFKQKEFPGGRQEINQLLKQLGPMKKEEKIILGIFILTAFAWIGRSFILQPFFPAIDDTIIAMCAGILLFTIPGSDKKEPLINWEDAVKLPWGIILLFGGGMALASGFESTGLAAWLGNQMTLLQGLALIVLVVVIIASVNFITEVTSNLATTAMLLPILAPIAVGLNINPYILMVATTVAASCAFMLPVATPPNAVVFGSGYLKISDMAKSGIWMNIFSIVFLTLMVYYMLPLVWDFHPREFSDFIMNKITK, from the coding sequence ATGAACTTTTCGAAAAAGCATATCTTTTTAATGGCCGGACCTTTGGCCTTTCTCATATTACAAGGGTTCAATCCCCCGGCAGGGATGCCTGACAGTGCATTTAGTATGTTGGGCATTACATTATGGATGGCCATTTGGTGGGTGACTGAGGCCATCCCAATCGGGGTCACGGCACTTTTACCCATCATATTGTTTCCGTTGACTGGGGCGGTTGATTTATCTACCACCACAGCCTCCTTCGGACACAAATATATCTTCCTGTACATGGGTGGGTTTATGTTGGCCATTGCCATTGAAAAGTGGAACCTCCATAAACGGATTGCCCTTCATGTCATCCGACTGATCGGAACTAACGTATCAAAAATCATCTTAGGGTTTATGGTGGCCACCGCATTTTTGTCCATGTGGATATCAAACACGGCCACTTCGGTGATGATGCTGCCCATTGGCATGTCTATTGTGGCGCAATTAAGGGATAATCCTGCTACCATTGAGGACGAAAACCTGATTTTTGGTAAGGCCTTGATGTTGGGCATTGCGTACAGTGCTTCCATTGGGGGTATTGCCACTTTGATCGGTACCCCGCCAAATTTGGTCTTTGCCGGATATGTGGAGGAGGTTTACGGTATTGAGATAACATTTTGGCAATGGGCCAAATGGGGATTGCCTATAGCCATTCCACTATTGTTCATCGCTTGGATTTATCTCACCCGTTTTGCCTTCAAATTCAAACAAAAAGAATTTCCCGGAGGCAGACAGGAAATCAATCAGTTACTGAAACAATTGGGCCCTATGAAGAAGGAAGAAAAAATCATCTTGGGCATCTTCATCCTTACTGCGTTTGCATGGATTGGCCGCTCATTTATCCTACAACCCTTTTTTCCCGCCATTGATGACACCATAATTGCCATGTGTGCGGGAATATTGTTGTTCACAATTCCAGGGAGTGATAAAAAAGAACCCTTGATCAATTGGGAAGACGCTGTAAAATTACCCTGGGGCATTATTCTTCTTTTTGGGGGAGGTATGGCATTGGCCTCTGGGTTTGAATCGACCGGATTGGCCGCTTGGCTGGGCAACCAGATGACCCTTTTGCAAGGTTTGGCGCTTATTGTATTGGTGGTGGTAATCATAGCTTCGGTCAATTTCATTACCGAAGTAACCTCAAATCTAGCAACAACGGCAATGTTGCTCCCAATTTTGGCACCTATTGCAGTTGGATTGAACATTAATCCCTACATCTTAATGGTAGCCACAACGGTAGCGGCTTCCTGTGCTTTTATGCTTCCTGTGGCAACACCTCCCAACGCTGTGGTGTTTGGATCGGGATATTTGAAAATATCAGATATGGCCAAGAGCGGTATTTGGATGAACATTTTTTCCATTGTCTTCCTTACCCTTATGGTGTACTATATGTTGCCTCTTGTTTGGGATTTCCA
- a CDS encoding aldose epimerase family protein, producing the protein MKTIQASLLYFVFLAALLNIGCKENKKENQSETEMVKTESEKNHIEKSAFGETPDGQKVEKYTLSNDNGMEIDVITYGGIITRWTAPDKNGNYEDVVLGFNDLESYFGDVPYFGALIGRYGNRIANGQFSLDGETYTLAKNNGPNHLHGGVKGFDKAVWNAKTENTDDGASLVLTYTSADGEEGYPGKLDVKVTYTLTGDDQLDIHYEAVTDKPTVVNLTQHSYFNLSGDFSQDILNHEVTLNASAYLPVDAGLIPTGELRPVEGTPFDFTEPKAVGKEINADNEQIKRGGGYDHCWVLKETEENLGFAASAYHPRTGRLLEVYTDEPGIQFYTGNFLDGSLTSKNGGTYGKRSGLCLETQHYPDSPNQETFPTTRLNPGDTYSSHTSFKFSTK; encoded by the coding sequence ATGAAGACAATTCAAGCTTCTTTACTGTATTTTGTTTTTCTTGCAGCACTATTAAATATAGGGTGTAAGGAAAATAAAAAAGAAAACCAATCTGAAACAGAAATGGTGAAGACGGAATCAGAGAAAAACCATATTGAAAAAAGTGCCTTTGGCGAAACACCCGATGGTCAAAAAGTGGAGAAGTACACCCTGAGTAATGACAATGGTATGGAAATCGATGTGATCACCTACGGTGGAATCATCACCCGTTGGACGGCTCCCGATAAAAATGGAAACTATGAGGATGTGGTCCTCGGGTTCAATGATTTGGAATCTTATTTTGGGGACGTTCCCTATTTTGGGGCGTTGATTGGAAGATATGGCAACCGAATAGCTAACGGTCAGTTTTCGTTGGATGGTGAAACCTACACTTTGGCCAAAAACAATGGGCCAAACCATTTGCATGGGGGTGTCAAAGGATTTGATAAGGCAGTTTGGAATGCCAAGACAGAAAACACTGATGATGGCGCTTCATTGGTGCTTACCTATACCAGTGCCGATGGTGAAGAAGGGTATCCCGGAAAGCTCGATGTAAAAGTGACTTATACTTTAACAGGAGATGACCAATTGGATATTCATTATGAAGCGGTGACTGATAAGCCCACTGTGGTGAACCTAACACAACATAGTTATTTCAATCTTTCCGGAGATTTCTCCCAAGATATTTTGAATCATGAGGTAACCCTAAACGCTTCTGCCTATTTACCCGTGGATGCAGGGTTGATTCCCACAGGCGAACTTCGTCCTGTTGAAGGAACTCCGTTTGATTTTACAGAACCGAAAGCGGTTGGAAAAGAAATTAATGCCGATAACGAACAAATTAAAAGAGGCGGGGGTTACGACCACTGCTGGGTACTCAAAGAAACTGAGGAAAACTTGGGCTTCGCAGCATCTGCCTATCATCCAAGAACAGGCCGTTTATTAGAGGTCTATACCGATGAACCAGGAATTCAATTCTATACAGGTAATTTCTTGGACGGTAGTTTGACTTCAAAAAATGGAGGAACCTATGGAAAGCGTTCAGGACTTTGCTTGGAAACCCAACATTATCCAGATTCTCCAAATCAGGAAACATTTCCAACAACACGATTGAATCCTGGAGATACCTATAGCTCCCACACTAGTTTTAAGTTCTCAACCAAATAA
- a CDS encoding SusC/RagA family TonB-linked outer membrane protein encodes MKFRLEHAFLLLAVLSTQLVLSQKSISGTITDENGMPMIGVSIVEEGTTNGTVSDFDGLYSITVKDESSQLMFSYIGYTPVTRAVGSGNTLDVTMVESAEALDEVIVTSLGFRERKDDLGYASSTVSGDKISESGETNVLNSLSGKSSGVRITRNSGDPGAGAYIQIRGLSSITRNSQPLIIVDGVPISNDVRGNSDSGGVNQESRLNDINPNDIESITVLKGASAAALWGTQALGGVVNITTKSGKFNSKLSVSLKSTYSYDEINRKYPLQDQFGQGDNGIYNQRARDSWGDKLSERSGGLDELDTSGEFYIDQAGNVYYPILTKNSRETFHNSNFDQIFDNGHFFENNLSISGGNQKSSMFFSLGDLDQQGIIRNNSDYRRTTLRFNARHNFTDAISLKISSSYSRTKSNRIEKGANSSGLYLGLLRNPVGFDITGYRGDYYANSDATPVSNRHRSYREPLGADGTATYNNPLWTINEQENLAKVNRFITNVELTATPNDWLTLIGRVGLDHYSEKRNEFFTPGSASGAFSSGYISQELATNTIFNMDYIAKTAFNLTSDISGDFLLGFNFNDKSRAVNGYVGTNFVQFLDVDSGIRDVDNILPENIATTSTQGQERTVGIYSSASFALYDMLFLNGTVRAESASTFGDADNKAFIFPSTSIAWQFSQLEPFKESTVFSFGKLRASYGEVGVQPARYNTSNVYVSPTFGDSYGGGLNLGLFGNGAFVPSSSRGNSNLKPERKKEVELGVDLRFFRDRLSLSGTYFANVTEDVLLEFPQANSTGYTSVYTNGAEIENKGYEFDLGYRLIDTKNFSWTVDATYTQVRNKVTDLAGIESLNLGGLSAVSSRAVEGQPLGVLWGSRTLRNEDGSIVYDEYGFPEQDQLEGVIGDPNPDWQGSIASSISYKNLRLSVLFETYQGADIYAGTKSVMRDLGTWYDTANEVTATRNYFTWDGNIINIGETFRGNVGDFGAGPVALTEAWYNGDGGFFSNGNDELYIEDGSWTRLRELSLAYTLDNNWIKNSIGLQSAEISLTGRNLFLWTKFEGNDPDTNLSGISAARGIEYFNNPSTKSYLVSLTLNF; translated from the coding sequence ATGAAATTCAGACTAGAGCATGCATTTTTGCTACTTGCAGTCCTTTCCACTCAACTTGTACTTTCACAAAAGAGCATTTCTGGAACCATAACCGATGAGAATGGGATGCCCATGATCGGGGTTTCCATTGTTGAAGAGGGGACGACCAACGGAACAGTATCCGATTTTGATGGGCTGTATTCCATTACCGTTAAAGATGAATCCTCCCAACTAATGTTCAGTTATATTGGCTATACTCCGGTGACTCGCGCTGTTGGTTCGGGAAATACCTTGGATGTTACCATGGTGGAGAGTGCTGAGGCCCTTGATGAGGTTATTGTTACCTCACTTGGCTTTAGGGAACGGAAAGATGATCTGGGATATGCCAGTTCCACAGTTTCTGGAGACAAGATTAGTGAGTCTGGTGAGACAAATGTGCTCAACAGCCTTTCTGGGAAGTCCTCCGGAGTGCGAATCACCAGAAACTCGGGCGACCCTGGTGCTGGGGCCTATATCCAGATAAGGGGTTTGTCATCCATTACCCGGAACAGCCAGCCCCTTATTATTGTGGATGGTGTGCCCATTAGCAACGATGTTCGTGGAAACAGTGACAGCGGTGGTGTTAACCAAGAGTCGCGGTTAAATGACATCAATCCCAACGATATTGAGTCCATTACTGTGCTTAAGGGTGCATCTGCTGCTGCATTGTGGGGTACGCAGGCCTTGGGAGGTGTGGTCAACATTACCACCAAGAGCGGAAAGTTCAACAGTAAACTTTCTGTGAGCCTAAAAAGCACCTATTCCTATGATGAGATTAATAGAAAATATCCCTTGCAAGATCAATTTGGGCAAGGTGATAATGGGATTTATAACCAAAGAGCCCGTGATTCTTGGGGTGATAAGTTATCTGAAAGATCGGGTGGCTTGGACGAATTGGATACCTCGGGCGAGTTTTATATTGACCAAGCTGGTAATGTCTACTATCCCATCTTGACCAAAAACTCAAGGGAGACCTTCCACAACTCAAATTTTGATCAAATCTTTGACAATGGGCATTTTTTTGAAAACAACCTCAGCATTAGTGGAGGTAACCAAAAAAGTTCCATGTTCTTCAGCTTGGGGGATTTGGATCAGCAGGGAATTATAAGGAACAATTCAGATTATAGACGAACCACCTTGCGGTTCAATGCGCGGCACAATTTCACCGATGCCATCAGCTTAAAAATAAGCTCATCCTACTCTCGCACCAAATCCAATAGAATTGAAAAAGGGGCCAACAGTTCCGGTCTGTACCTAGGATTGTTGCGGAACCCTGTGGGGTTTGACATTACAGGGTATCGTGGGGACTATTATGCCAATAGCGATGCCACTCCGGTGTCTAACCGGCATAGATCGTATAGGGAACCTTTGGGTGCCGATGGAACTGCTACTTACAACAATCCACTATGGACTATCAACGAGCAGGAAAACTTGGCCAAGGTCAACCGTTTTATCACCAATGTGGAATTGACAGCAACACCCAATGACTGGTTGACTCTGATTGGTAGGGTGGGGTTAGATCACTACAGTGAAAAAAGGAACGAATTCTTTACTCCAGGGTCTGCTTCGGGAGCCTTCAGTTCTGGATACATCAGCCAAGAATTGGCCACCAATACCATATTTAATATGGACTATATTGCCAAAACCGCTTTTAATTTGACAAGCGATATCAGTGGTGATTTCTTGCTGGGATTCAACTTTAATGATAAATCAAGGGCGGTAAACGGATATGTAGGAACAAATTTTGTGCAGTTCTTGGATGTGGATAGTGGCATTAGGGATGTGGATAACATCTTGCCAGAAAATATTGCAACAACCAGCACCCAAGGTCAAGAGCGTACCGTAGGTATCTATTCCTCTGCATCTTTTGCATTGTATGACATGTTATTTTTAAATGGAACTGTGAGGGCAGAATCGGCCTCTACTTTTGGAGATGCGGACAACAAAGCCTTTATTTTTCCTTCTACCTCTATAGCATGGCAGTTTTCACAACTTGAACCCTTTAAAGAGAGCACGGTATTCTCCTTCGGTAAATTAAGGGCTTCGTATGGTGAAGTTGGGGTGCAGCCCGCACGATACAATACCTCCAATGTGTATGTGTCACCCACATTTGGTGATTCTTACGGTGGTGGTCTCAACTTGGGACTGTTCGGCAATGGGGCTTTTGTGCCAAGTTCCAGTCGTGGGAACAGCAACCTTAAACCAGAGCGTAAAAAGGAAGTTGAACTGGGTGTGGACCTACGTTTTTTCAGGGATAGATTGTCCTTGAGCGGGACATACTTTGCCAATGTTACCGAGGATGTTTTATTGGAGTTTCCACAGGCAAATTCAACGGGATATACCTCGGTCTATACCAATGGCGCAGAGATTGAGAACAAGGGATATGAATTTGACTTAGGTTATCGCCTAATTGATACCAAGAATTTTTCATGGACAGTGGATGCCACCTATACCCAAGTTCGAAACAAGGTGACCGATCTTGCGGGAATTGAATCCTTGAATCTGGGAGGACTTTCAGCAGTGAGTTCAAGAGCAGTGGAAGGTCAACCATTAGGCGTTCTTTGGGGCTCCAGAACACTTCGGAATGAAGATGGCTCCATCGTCTATGACGAATACGGGTTTCCTGAACAAGACCAGTTGGAAGGTGTCATCGGTGATCCAAATCCGGATTGGCAAGGGTCCATTGCCTCAAGCATTTCCTATAAAAACCTCCGCTTGTCTGTTTTGTTCGAGACCTACCAAGGAGCCGATATTTATGCAGGAACCAAATCGGTTATGCGCGATTTGGGAACGTGGTACGATACAGCCAATGAGGTCACCGCTACCCGAAACTATTTTACATGGGATGGTAACATCATCAACATTGGGGAGACCTTTCGAGGAAATGTGGGCGATTTTGGAGCTGGCCCCGTGGCACTTACCGAAGCATGGTACAATGGCGATGGAGGATTTTTCAGTAACGGAAATGATGAACTTTATATTGAGGACGGATCATGGACCCGGTTGCGGGAATTGAGTTTGGCCTACACCCTGGACAATAATTGGATCAAAAATTCCATCGGACTTCAATCTGCCGAAATATCACTTACTGGTAGAAACTTATTTCTTTGGACAAAATTTGAAGGGAACGACCCGGATACCAACCTTTCTGGTATAAGTGCGGCAAGGGGAATTGAATATTTCAACAACCCAAGTACAAAATCGTACCTCGTTAGCCTAACCCTAAACTTCTAA